The following are encoded together in the Lepidochelys kempii isolate rLepKem1 chromosome 7, rLepKem1.hap2, whole genome shotgun sequence genome:
- the UQCC5 gene encoding ubiquinol-cytochrome c reductase complex assembly factor 5, producing MLVRRKIRYLLQLVPGKQHFGMYRFLPFFFLLGGAMEWFMINVRLGEETFYDVYRRKRSERQYERRMEER from the exons ATGCTGGTGAGGAGAAAAATAAGATACCTCTTGCAGCTGGTGCCTGGAAAGCAGCACTTTGGCATGTACAGattccttcctttcttctttctccttGGGGGAGCCATGGAGTGGTTTATGATCAATGTCCGGCTTGGCGAAGAGACATTTT ATGATGTTTACCGTAGGAAACGGTCGGAGAGACAGTATGAGCGGAGGATGGAAGAAAGATGA